The DNA window AGCATCCAGCCCGGCCAGCAGATCATCAAAATCATTCATGACGAATTGGTGGACCTGTTGGGCTCGGCCAATACGGGTCTGAACTTTGGCGGCAACCCCACCTGCTTCATGATGGTGGGCTTGCATGGTTCCGGCAAAACCACCTCCAGCGGCAAGCTGGCGCGTCTGCTCAACAAACAGGGCCGGCAGGTGATGCTCGTGGGCACGGACGTGTACCGCCCCGCCGCCATGGACCAGCTCGAAACGCTGGCCAAACAATTAAACCTGCCCGTCTTCATAAAAAAGGGGGAGACGGATGTCTTGAAGATTGCGGCGGAGGCGCTGAAACAGGCGGAGGCGGATCACCGCAACACCCTGATTTTTGACACCGCTGGACGCCTGCATATAGATCAGCCGCTGGTGCAGGAACTCGTGCGCCTGCGCGATTTCATCAAGCCCACGGAAATTCTGCTGGTGCTGGATGCCGCCACTGGCCAGGAAGCCGTGAATGTGGCCAGCCACTTTGATCAGGCGCTGAATATCACCGGTGCCATCCTGACCAAGCTGGACGGCGATGCCCGCGGCGGTGCCGCGCTCAGCCTCAAGGCGGTGACCGGCAAGCCCATCAAATACGCTGGTGTGGGTGAAAAACTCGAGGAGTTCGAACCGTTCCATCCCGAGCGCATGGCGTCCCGCATTCTCGGCATGGGCGACGTCGTCAGCCTCGTTGAACGCGCGGCGGAGGCAGTGGATGCCGAAGACGCCAAGCGGCTTGAGGAGAAAATGCGCAAAGGGCAATTCTCGCTGGAGGATTTCCTGGATCAACTGCGCCAAATGAAGAAGCTTGGCTCGCTGGAAAGCATCGTGCAGATGCTGCCGGGTGGCGGGGATA is part of the Verrucomicrobiota bacterium genome and encodes:
- the ffh gene encoding signal recognition particle protein; translation: MFDSLSSKLQNAFKNLRGLGKISEANVGDSLREVRMALLEADVNFKVARDFIERVKTKALGQEVIQSIQPGQQIIKIIHDELVDLLGSANTGLNFGGNPTCFMMVGLHGSGKTTSSGKLARLLNKQGRQVMLVGTDVYRPAAMDQLETLAKQLNLPVFIKKGETDVLKIAAEALKQAEADHRNTLIFDTAGRLHIDQPLVQELVRLRDFIKPTEILLVLDAATGQEAVNVASHFDQALNITGAILTKLDGDARGGAALSLKAVTGKPIKYAGVGEKLEEFEPFHPERMASRILGMGDVVSLVERAAEAVDAEDAKRLEEKMRKGQFSLEDFLDQLRQMKKLGSLESIVQMLPGGGDIVKNNDLSKSEREFRRMEGMICSMTLTERRNPTLLNANRRKRIAKGSGVTVTELNQMLNKFWQMQEMMKKFGKFQRMMAKRGGPPGMPGR